One genomic window of Camelina sativa cultivar DH55 chromosome 5, Cs, whole genome shotgun sequence includes the following:
- the LOC104787136 gene encoding U-box domain-containing protein 19 isoform X1 yields MIHTQTGSGRRILTFPAVNPCESISVTTLLDSLLQISGEILSFKSKHFSTNKRSVKETLRHIQSLVIFLEELRVQIRFGSISASRRSVILSLSELHVIFQKLKFLLEDCTREGAKLYMLMNSGQVSAHFRALIRSISTSLDTFPVESVELPGEVNELIYLVMRQTRKSEARPDRDDKLAIDSVHWFFNLFENRINPNSDEILRVLDHIGVRKWRDCVKEVDFLREEISAGKKSKIEIELLSSLMGFICYCRCVILRGIDVDDEVEDEDEVEEDLMMIRGLNIDDLRCPISLEIMSDPVVLETGHTYDRSSITKWFSSGNITCPKTGKNLVSTVLVDNFSVKQVIQSYCKQNGVVLGQKGKKKVAVAESLAAEEAGKLTAEFLAGELINGDEEEMVKALVEIRILTKTSSFNRACLVEAGVVDSLMKILRSEDPRVQENAMAGIMNLSKDTAGKTRIAGDDGGGLRLIVEVLNDGGARRESRQYAAAALFYLSSIGDYSRLIGEISGSISGLVRIVKGCDFSDSAKRNALIAIRSLLMNQPENHWRVLAAGSVPVLLDLLKSDEVSDGVTADSMAILAKMAEYPDGMISVLRRGGLKLAVKILGSSEVSPATKQHCVALLLNLCHNGGSDVVGSLAKNPSVMGSLYTASSNGEFGSGKKASALIKMIHEFQERKAGTVEPVLGRERFVHAW; encoded by the coding sequence ATGATACATACACAAACCGGGTCAGGTCGTCGGATTCTAACTTTTCCGGCAGTGAATCCATGCGAATCCATCTCCGTAACCACTCTCCTCGACTCACTATTACAAATCTCCGGCGAGATTCTAAGCTTCAAATCAAAACACTTCTCAACCAACAAACGAAGTGTTAAAGAAACTCTACGACATATCCAATCTCTTGTCATCTTCTTGGAAGAACTCCGGGTTCAAATCCGGTTCGGGTCAATCTCAGCGAGTCGTCGTTCAGTAATCTTGAGCCTTTCGGAGCTACACGTCATCTTCCAGAAACTCAAGTTCCTTTTAGAAGACTGTACACGAGAGGGAGCTAAGCTATATATGTTGATGAACTCCGGTCAAGTCTCAGCTCATTTCCGGGCCTTGATCCGATCCATATCCACTAGCCTCGACACGTTTCCAGTCGAGTCTGTTGAGTTACCTGGAGAAGTCAACGAGCTAATCTATCTAGTCATGCGTCAGACCCGTAAATCAGAAGCGAGACCTGACCGAGACGACAAACTGGCTATAGACTCTGTTCATTGGTTCTTTAATCTGTTCGAGAATAGAATCAACCCGAACTCGGATGAGATACTCCGAGTTCTTGATCACATTGGTGTTAGAAAATGGAGAGATTGCGTCAAAGAAGTCGATTTTTTACGTGAAGAGATCTCCGCAGGGAAGAAGAGTAAAATCGAAATCGAGCTTCTAAGTAGTTTAATGGGATTCATATGCTATTGTAGATGTGTGATACTTCGAGGcattgatgttgatgatgaagttgagGACGAAGATGAAGTAGAAGAGGATTTGATGATGATTCGTGGTTTAAACATCGATGATCTTCGTTGTCCGATTTCTCTAGAGATTATGAGTGATCCTGTGGTTTTAGAAACAGGACACACGTATGATCGGAGCTCAATCACCAAGTGGTTCTCCTCCGGTAACATCACGTGCCCTAAGACCGGTAAAAACCTGGTTAGTACTGTGTTGGTAGATAACTTCTCAGTCAAGCAAGTGATCCAAAGCTACTGCAAGCAAAACGGCGTAGTTTTGGGtcaaaaggggaagaagaaggtggCTGTAGCGGAGAGTTTAGCGGCGGAAGAAGCCGGGAAACTAACCGCGGAGTTCCTCGCCGGAGAATTGATCaacggagatgaagaagagatggtgAAAGCTTTAGTAGAGATTCGAATTCTCACCAAGACGAGTAGTTTTAACAGAGCTTGTTTGGTGGAAGCTGGTGTTGTGGACTCGTTGATGAAGATTCTTCGTTCTGAAGATCCGAGGGTTCAAGAAAACGCCATGGCTGGAATTATGAATTTGTCTAAAGATACCGCCGGAAAAACTCGAATAGCCGGAGACGACGGTGGTGGATTGAGGCTGATCGTGGAGGTTTTAAACGATGGTGGTGCGAGAAGAGAGAGTAGACAATACGCAGCGGCTGCGTTGTTTTATCTATCTTCTATCGGAGATTACAGTAGATTGATCGGAGAGATCTCAGGTTCGATTTCGGGACTGGTGAGAATCGTTAAGGGCTGCGATTTCAGCGATTCGGCGAAACGCAACGCGTTGATCGCGATTCGGAGTTTGTTGATGAACCAACCTGAGAATCACTGGCGTGTTCTCGCCGCCGGATCTGTTCCCGTTCTTCTCGATCTATTGAAATCTGACGAGGTTAGCGACGGGGTCACGGCGGATTCGATGGCGATTCTAGCGAAAATGGCCGAGTATCCAGACGGGATGATTTCTGTGCTCCGTCGTGGAGGATTGAAACTCGCGGTTAAGATTTTGGGTTCGTCGGAGGTTTCGCCGGCGACGAAGCAGCACTGCGTTGCTCTGCTTTTGAATCTGTGTCATAACGGAGGAAGTGACGTCGTTGGGTCTTTGGCTAAGAATCCGTCTGTTATGGGGTCGCTTTACACGGCGTCAAGTAACGGCGAGTTTGGAAGTGGGAAAAAGGCAAGCGCGCTTATTAAAATGATACACGAGTTTCAGGAGAGGAAAGCCGGTACGGTTGAACCGGTTTTAGGAAGAGAACGGTTCGTACACGCCTGGTGA
- the LOC104789352 gene encoding putative F-box/LRR-repeat protein At3g18150, whose translation MDLISSLPDAILQHILFFVPTQLAITTSILSRRWRHVWSDTPSLSFDDSYGPPVHAAWINETLTRYTAPKMIKFHLNTRMNPTVSSMNRWIQFAMSRNVENLSLCVGIVGDYKYSIPDFFWTSSSIKQLNFELPYSYIIPSCSVSWTSLKKLSLSNCYLSDESLAKILCGCPILESLKLNHCLHLSVLDLSKSLGVRTIEIACTGFVSGPMQIVAPHVHSLRLHNFKPPCALVDVSSLTEARVDVSCHSVRETLIAYLFQFLREMLEKLQNAEKLTFGCNILQNYCDDCVGVGGWRSKDGASWNRSHWELESKRVASFVKLVLKNANALDKMVLQLYGDYPRFKFEELVQTLPHNNTISIVLSTRQNGTHHMSGES comes from the exons ATGGACTTAATCAGCTCCTTGCCGGATGCGATACTCCAACATATCCTCTTCTTTGTTCCGACGCAACTCGCCATCACAACTTCTATCTTGTCTAGACGATGGAGGCATGTATGGTCTGATACACCTTCTCTTTCCTTTGATGATAGTTATGGGCCGCCAGTGCATGCTGCTTGGATAAACGAAACCCTAACTCGCTACACAGCTCCCAAGATGATCAAGTTTCATCTCAACACCAGGATGAATCCCACTGTTTCCAGCATGAACAGGTGGATCCAGTTCGCCATGTCCCGCAACGTGGAGAATCTATCCCTCTGCGTCGGTATTGTTGGTGATTATAAATATAGTATTCCTGATTTCTTCTGGACCAGTTCGTCTATCAAGCAACTCAACTTTGAGTTACCATATTCTTATATCATTCCCTCATGTTCTGTATCTTGGACATCGCTAAAGAAGTTGTCCTTGTCTAACTGTTATCTCTCCGATGAATCTCTTGCTAAGATTCTATGTGGTTGTCCGATTCTCGAAAGCTTAAAATTGAATCATTGTCTACATCTTAGCGTTCTTGATCTCAGCAAATCGCTGGGCGTGAGAACAATAGAAATAGCCTGCACCGGTTTTGTGTCGGGGCCAATGCAGATTGTGGCACCACATGTCCATTCTCTCAGATTGCACAACTTTAAGCCACCATGTGCTTTAGTAGATGTCTCGTCTTTAACTGAAGCTAGAGTGGACGTTTCCTGTCACTCAGTTCGAGAGACATTGATTGCTTATCTATTTCAATTCCTTCGTGAAATGCTAGAGAAGTTGCAGAATGCAGAGAAGCTTACTTTTGGGTGCAACATTCTTCAG AACTATTGTGACGACTGCGTGGGCGTGGGAGGTTGGAGATCAAAAGATGGAGCCTCTTGGAATAGATCCCACTGGGAATTAGAGTCGAAGCGCGTGGCTTCATTTGTGAAACTTGTGCTTAAAAACGCAAATGCATTAGACAAGATGGTTCTACAGTTATACGGAGATTACCCTAGGTTTAAGTTTGAAGAGTTGGTTCAAACACTTCCTCACAACAATACTATCTCCATTGTGCTCTCAACCAGGCAGAATGGCACACATCATATGAGTGGTGAATCATAG
- the LOC104787136 gene encoding U-box domain-containing protein 19 isoform X2, with protein MIHTQTGSGRRILTFPAVNPCESISVTTLLDSLLQISGEILSFKSKHFSTNKRSVKETLRHIQSLVIFLEELRVQIRFGSISASRRSVILSLSELHVIFQKLKFLLEDCTREGAKLYMLMNSGQVSAHFRALIRSISTSLDTFPVESVELPGEVNELIYLVMRQTRKSEARPDRDDKLAIDSVHWFFNLFENRINPNSDEILRVLDHIGVRKWRDCVKEVDFLREEISAGKKSKIEIELLSSLMGFICYCRCVILRGIDVDDEVEDEDEVEEDLMMIRGLNIDDLRCPISLEIMSDPVVLETGHTYDRSSITKWFSSGNITCPKTGKNLVSTVLVDNFSVKQVIQSYCKQNGVVLGQKGKKKVAVAESLAAEEAGKLTAEFLAGELINGDEEEMVKALVEIRILTKTSSFNRACLVEAGVVDSLMKILRSEDPRVQENAMAGIMNLSKDTAGKTRIAGDDGGGLRLIVEVLNDGGARRESRQYAAAALFYLSSIGDYSRLIGEISGSISGLVRIVKGCDFSDSAKRNALIAIRSLLMNQPENHWRVLAAGSVPVLLDLLKSDEVSDGVTADSMAILAKMAEYPDGMISVLRRGGLKLAVKILGSSEVSPATKQHCVALLLNLCHNGGSDVVGSLAKNPSVMGSLYTASSNGEFGSGKKASALIKMIHEFQERKAGTVEPVLGRERFVHAW; from the coding sequence ATGATACATACACAAACCGGGTCAGGTCGTCGGATTCTAACTTTTCCGGCAGTGAATCCATGCGAATCCATCTCCGTAACCACTCTCCTCGACTCACTATTACAAATCTCCGGCGAGATTCTAAGCTTCAAATCAAAACACTTCTCAACCAACAAACGAAGTGTTAAAGAAACTCTACGACATATCCAATCTCTTGTCATCTTCTTGGAAGAACTCCGGGTTCAAATCCGGTTCGGGTCAATCTCAGCGAGTCGTCGTTCAGTAATCTTGAGCCTTTCGGAGCTACACGTCATCTTCCAGAAACTCAAGTTCCTTTTAGAAGACTGTACACGAGAGGGAGCTAAGCTATATATGTTGATGAACTCCGGTCAAGTCTCAGCTCATTTCCGGGCCTTGATCCGATCCATATCCACTAGCCTCGACACGTTTCCAGTCGAGTCTGTTGAGTTACCTGGAGAAGTCAACGAGCTAATCTATCTAGTCATGCGTCAGACCCGTAAATCAGAAGCGAGACCTGACCGAGACGACAAACTGGCTATAGACTCTGTTCATTGGTTCTTTAATCTGTTCGAGAATAGAATCAACCCGAACTCGGATGAGATACTCCGAGTTCTTGATCACATTGGTGTTAGAAAATGGAGAGATTGCGTCAAAGAAGTCGATTTTTTACGTGAAGAGATCTCCGCAGGGAAGAAGAGTAAAATCGAAATCGAGCTTCTAAGTAGTTTAATGGGATTCATATGCTATTGTAGATGTGTGATACTTCGAGGcattgatgttgatgatgaagttgagGACGAAGATGAAGTAGAAGAGGATTTGATGATGATTCGTGGTTTAAACATCGATGATCTTCGTTGTCCGATTTCTCTAGAGATTATGAGTGATCCTGTGGTTTTAGAAACAGGACACACGTATGATCGGAGCTCAATCACCAAGTGGTTCTCCTCCGGTAACATCACGTGCCCTAAGACCGGTAAAAACCTGGTTAGTACTGTGTTGGTAGATAACTTCTCAGTCAAGCAAGTGATCCAAAGCTACTGCAAGCAAAACGGCGTAGTTTTGGGtcaaaaggggaagaagaaggtggCTGTAGCGGAGAGTTTAGCGGCGGAAGAAGCCGGGAAACTAACCGCGGAGTTCCTCGCCGGAGAATTGATCaacggagatgaagaagagatggtgAAAGCTTTAGTAGAGATTCGAATTCTCACCAAGACGAGTAGTTTTAACAGAGCTTGTTTGGTGGAAGCTGGTGTTGTGGACTCGTTGATGAAGATTCTTCGTTCTGAAGATCCGAGGGTTCAAGAAAACGCCATGGCTGGAATTATGAATTTGTCTAAAGATACCGCCGGAAAAACTCGAATAGCCGGAGACGACGGTGGTGGATTGAGGCTGATCGTGGAGGTTTTAAACGATGGTGGTGCGAGAAGAGAGAGTAGACAATACGCAGCGGCTGCGTTGTTTTATCTATCTTCTATCGGAGATTACAGTAGATTGATCGGAGAGATCTCAGGTTCGATTTCGGGACTGGTGAGAATCGTTAAGGGCTGCGATTTCAGCGATTCGGCGAAACGCAACGCGTTGATCGCGATTCGGAGTTTGTTGATGAACCAACCTGAGAATCACTGGCGTGTTCTCGCCGCCGGATCTGTTCCCGTTCTTCTCGATCTATTGAAATCTGACGAGGTTAGCGACGGGGTCACGGCGGATTCGATGGCGATTCTAGCGAAAATGGCCGAGTATCCAGACGGGATGATTTCTGTGCTCCGTCGTGGAGGATTGAAACTCGCGGTTAAGATTTTGGGTTCGTCGGAGGTTTCGCCGGCGACGAAGCAGCACTGCGTTGCTCTGCTTTTGAATCTGTGTCATAACGGAGGAAGTGACGTCGTTGGGTCTTTGGCTAAGAATCCGTCTGTTATGGGGTCGCTTTACACGGCGTCAAGTAACGGCGAGTTTGGAAGTGGGAAAAAG